From the Gallaecimonas mangrovi genome, one window contains:
- a CDS encoding ATP-binding protein yields MLSSIKGKLLLAISSLQIAVLIAAILATAWVFDRGLENYQATVEKQRLTPIVNALADAYQSHKNSWTWLEQDRCFMFHLVDKYLLERPAPKTKCMDNGAEVSVTFMPDSLGPAPGGPGDPNRRDMMANPNAPPGGWEQGPAPEPGQAPGQGDFAAPPMMDEDSTGSLLSPMLRVFNVSGELITGPPQPEQNVQYKPIVADDKVVGFLGYVPRTMLGRSIVNAFKQQQLWGYLIVLAVAMVMTVGVALVLTRWFGTPMEKLASGTRALTRGEQDVRVDIAGSDEFARLAKDFNRLSETLQQNREAHQQWIADIAHDLRTPLSVMKGELEALQDGIRKWTPQTVDSLLMEVEQLVRLVDDLHVLTVSEVGAVNYQFKALDFSQLLWRSLELHSQGLSRKGIRLNVNIKNNLWINGDSSYLSRLLDNLMKNTLAYTDTPGKLHVELVDSRGEVFLHWSDSSPGVSDVSLKRLTERLFRDERSRNKGSGGSGLGLAIAEAIVHAHHGHMQADHSPMGGLSWIIRMPLEDHHEC; encoded by the coding sequence TTGCTAAGCAGTATTAAAGGTAAATTGCTGCTGGCTATCTCGTCGTTGCAGATCGCCGTTCTTATCGCCGCCATTCTGGCTACTGCCTGGGTCTTTGATCGGGGGCTGGAAAATTACCAAGCCACTGTTGAAAAGCAGCGCCTGACGCCGATCGTCAATGCTTTGGCGGATGCCTATCAGAGCCACAAAAATAGCTGGACTTGGCTAGAGCAAGACCGCTGCTTTATGTTTCACCTGGTTGATAAGTACTTGTTGGAACGCCCGGCACCCAAAACCAAGTGCATGGACAATGGCGCAGAAGTGAGTGTCACTTTTATGCCAGACAGCCTTGGGCCAGCGCCCGGCGGGCCTGGTGACCCCAATCGAAGGGACATGATGGCAAATCCCAATGCCCCGCCCGGTGGCTGGGAGCAGGGGCCTGCGCCGGAACCCGGCCAGGCGCCAGGCCAAGGTGACTTTGCGGCGCCGCCGATGATGGATGAAGACAGTACCGGCAGTTTATTGTCGCCCATGCTGCGGGTCTTTAATGTTAGTGGTGAGCTGATCACCGGCCCGCCGCAACCCGAGCAAAATGTGCAGTACAAGCCGATAGTGGCCGATGACAAAGTGGTGGGTTTTTTAGGCTATGTGCCGCGTACCATGCTGGGCCGTTCCATTGTTAACGCCTTTAAACAGCAACAGCTTTGGGGCTACCTGATTGTACTGGCGGTTGCCATGGTGATGACCGTTGGGGTGGCGCTGGTGCTTACCCGCTGGTTTGGCACTCCCATGGAAAAGCTGGCCTCTGGTACCCGCGCCTTGACCCGCGGTGAGCAAGATGTGCGGGTAGACATTGCCGGTAGTGACGAATTTGCCCGCTTGGCCAAAGACTTCAACCGCCTTTCCGAAACCTTGCAACAAAACCGCGAAGCGCACCAGCAGTGGATTGCCGATATTGCCCACGACTTGCGTACCCCTCTGTCGGTGATGAAGGGTGAATTAGAGGCGCTTCAAGACGGTATTCGTAAATGGACACCACAAACCGTTGACTCACTGTTAATGGAGGTTGAACAGCTGGTAAGGCTGGTGGATGACCTGCATGTGTTGACGGTTTCAGAAGTGGGTGCCGTGAATTATCAATTCAAAGCCTTGGATTTTTCACAATTGTTGTGGCGTTCGCTGGAACTCCACTCCCAAGGTTTGAGTCGTAAAGGCATTCGCTTGAACGTGAATATAAAAAATAACCTGTGGATCAACGGGGACAGCAGCTATCTGTCAAGGTTGCTGGATAACCTGATGAAAAACACCCTGGCCTATACCGACACTCCCGGTAAGTTACATGTGGAGTTAGTGGATTCCAGGGGAGAGGTTTTTCTGCATTGGTCAGATTCCTCTCCAGGGGTCAGTGACGTGTCACTGAAACGATTGACAGAGCGCTTGTTTAGGGATGAACGCTCCCGGAACAAAGGTAGTGGCGGTTCAGGTTTAGGCCTGGCCATTGCCGAAGCAATAGTGCATGCCCATCATGGGCACATGCAGGCAGACCACAGCCCGATGGGCGGTTTGTCTTGGATAATCAGAATGCCTTTGGAAGACCATCATGAATGCTAA
- a CDS encoding response regulator: protein MNAKSRVLIVEDELKIASLLVEYFQAAGFECVHLDRGDVVMTVFHEQEFDLVLLDLMLPGIDGLEICRRIRAVSMVPIMMLSARTDEVDRLLGLELQADDYICKPFSPREVVARARGLLRRTQGQWHSDKVVLDNHSYQVRHGTSVVSLTKVEFELLKILYQQPGRIYSRAQLMNAMYRDYRVVAERTVDSHVKKLRKKLKDLIPDHELIQSVYGLGYKYEQYR, encoded by the coding sequence ATGAATGCTAAGAGTCGTGTCCTTATCGTTGAAGACGAACTGAAAATTGCCAGCTTGCTGGTGGAATACTTTCAGGCCGCCGGTTTTGAGTGTGTGCACCTGGACCGGGGGGATGTGGTGATGACCGTTTTCCACGAGCAGGAATTTGATTTGGTGCTGCTGGATCTGATGCTGCCGGGCATCGACGGTCTGGAGATCTGCCGCCGCATCCGCGCCGTATCCATGGTGCCTATCATGATGCTCAGCGCCCGCACCGATGAAGTGGACCGCCTGTTGGGCTTGGAGCTGCAAGCCGACGACTACATTTGTAAGCCTTTTAGCCCCCGTGAAGTGGTGGCCCGTGCCCGTGGCTTATTGCGCCGCACCCAAGGCCAGTGGCATAGCGATAAAGTGGTGCTGGACAACCATTCCTACCAGGTACGCCATGGCACCAGTGTGGTGTCGCTGACCAAGGTAGAATTTGAGCTGCTGAAAATTCTTTATCAGCAACCTGGCCGGATTTATTCCCGTGCCCAGCTGATGAATGCCATGTACCGCGATTACCGGGTTGTGGCCGAACGTACCGTTGATAGCCACGTCAAAAAATTGCGTAAAAAGCTCAAAGACTTGATCCCCGACCATGAACTTATTCAGTCGGTCTATGGCCTTGGCTACAAGTACGAGCAATACCGTTAA
- a CDS encoding flagellar basal body L-ring protein FlgH: MSRYLLAPSLGIVLLVSGCASGPSAPPKGAEARALPAPGKPIQKMDEPDPNDPYYEALQPGPTPMQVQPTGSLFNANDAHDLYVEQSNYKVGDIISVQLAESTKASKKGSTELKKSSDFTLDPIGVPGGNLKIAGKEVNLDMNQEQNFKGDGNSSQSNDFEGELTVTVMKVLRNNNLLIRGDKWILINNGKEYIRLTGIIRAKDISPDNTIKSTKIANARIEYSGTGDLANSQRLGWLTEKLNNPTVWPF, encoded by the coding sequence ATGTCTCGTTACCTGCTTGCACCGAGCCTGGGCATAGTACTGCTGGTCAGTGGCTGTGCCTCTGGACCCTCTGCTCCACCTAAAGGTGCCGAAGCCCGTGCTTTGCCGGCCCCCGGCAAACCCATTCAAAAAATGGACGAACCGGACCCGAACGACCCTTACTACGAAGCCTTGCAACCAGGGCCGACCCCGATGCAGGTGCAGCCAACCGGTTCTTTATTTAATGCCAATGATGCCCACGACCTTTATGTAGAACAATCCAACTACAAAGTCGGTGACATTATTTCTGTGCAGTTGGCCGAGTCTACAAAAGCCAGCAAGAAAGGCAGCACTGAGCTGAAAAAATCCAGCGACTTTACCTTAGACCCTATCGGCGTGCCGGGCGGCAACTTAAAAATTGCCGGTAAAGAAGTCAATTTGGATATGAACCAAGAGCAAAACTTTAAAGGGGATGGCAACTCAAGCCAAAGCAATGACTTTGAAGGTGAACTAACAGTCACCGTGATGAAGGTACTGCGCAATAACAACCTGCTTATTCGCGGTGACAAGTGGATCCTCATCAACAACGGCAAAGAGTACATCCGCCTAACTGGCATCATTCGTGCAAAGGATATAAGCCCAGACAACACCATTAAGTCAACCAAGATAGCCAACGCCCGAATTGAATACTCTGGCACCGGCGACTTAGCCAACAGCCAACGTCTGGGTTGGCTGACCGAGAAACTGAATAACCCAACAGTGTGGCCATTCTGA
- a CDS encoding LPP20 family lipoprotein: MRTLIIMLILSVLAGCSSEQLIRYQLKTPEKTHLLKATGYAPIDSQVGPTYEEKLIQAQQASRLDAYRRLAEQLYGQQIRSQSKVNGSTVNRQVLESKVQGVVRGATLVANYIEGKFYTTKLELNTADLTTLGTVESEEVDSETKWWY, encoded by the coding sequence ATGCGTACTTTAATCATAATGCTGATACTGAGTGTGCTGGCCGGTTGCAGTAGCGAACAGCTGATCCGCTACCAGCTAAAAACGCCGGAAAAAACCCATTTGCTAAAGGCAACGGGTTACGCCCCTATTGATTCGCAAGTCGGCCCGACTTACGAAGAAAAGCTGATCCAGGCCCAGCAAGCGTCGCGGCTTGATGCCTATCGCCGCCTGGCAGAACAGCTTTATGGCCAACAGATCCGCAGCCAATCGAAGGTCAACGGCTCCACCGTTAACCGCCAAGTGCTGGAATCTAAAGTACAAGGCGTGGTGCGCGGTGCCACCTTGGTTGCCAATTACATTGAAGGAAAGTTTTACACCACCAAGTTGGAACTCAACACCGCTGACTTAACCACTCTCGGCACCGTTGAGAGTGAAGAAGTCGATAGCGAAACCAAGTGGTGGTATTGA
- a CDS encoding flagellar assembly protein T N-terminal domain-containing protein — translation MKRCLLALFLVSNLANAAWYTGTGSAPIINGNKEMARQQASKAALRNAIIKAGASVSLVNEIDDGSLTKNAVQVRAKGHVNQIQRVEEYTKDDKIMVTLRADIWNGESVCDGHLTSKSVAVVPMTLEHPEQAAWGGLESMPAELSQHIFDQMNQAKADFLTKTLLHRPILVNPDQMSPDDQQALQSLAEQKQVQYIVMGQIDNMALGKIEGGLLSSDELVRQFGMTLYLIDGVSGLPILDKRYQTRTVWPFDMNARLGAESDQLWSSAYGMEITRLINTGIEDMSEALKCVHPKTRVIRVYGEHLDVAMGARQGVRVGDVFHLAHQYNYTDNQGVAYSNLNEENTEFEVVRVYPDHSQLAPLNGDMPQNVQIRDLVQLDSFWE, via the coding sequence ATGAAACGCTGTCTGTTGGCGCTATTTTTGGTCAGTAACCTTGCCAATGCCGCCTGGTATACCGGCACTGGTTCTGCGCCCATTATCAATGGCAACAAAGAGATGGCCCGCCAGCAAGCCTCAAAGGCGGCGCTGCGTAACGCCATTATTAAAGCCGGCGCCTCGGTGTCATTGGTTAACGAAATAGACGACGGCAGCCTGACCAAAAACGCCGTACAAGTCAGAGCCAAGGGCCACGTCAATCAAATACAGCGGGTTGAGGAATACACCAAAGACGACAAGATCATGGTGACGCTGCGCGCCGATATCTGGAATGGCGAATCGGTTTGCGACGGCCACCTCACCAGCAAGTCGGTTGCCGTGGTCCCCATGACGCTGGAGCACCCTGAACAAGCGGCCTGGGGCGGTTTGGAGTCAATGCCAGCTGAGCTGTCGCAGCATATTTTTGACCAGATGAATCAGGCCAAGGCCGATTTCCTTACCAAGACTCTGCTGCACCGGCCGATCTTGGTAAACCCTGACCAAATGTCGCCGGATGACCAGCAAGCCCTGCAAAGTCTTGCCGAGCAAAAACAGGTGCAATACATCGTCATGGGCCAAATCGACAATATGGCCCTGGGTAAAATCGAAGGTGGCCTGCTCAGCAGCGACGAACTGGTACGCCAGTTTGGGATGACCCTGTACTTAATTGACGGTGTCTCCGGCCTGCCGATACTCGATAAACGCTATCAAACCCGTACCGTATGGCCTTTTGACATGAACGCACGCTTGGGCGCGGAAAGCGACCAGTTGTGGTCATCAGCCTACGGTATGGAGATCACCCGGCTCATTAATACCGGCATTGAAGATATGAGCGAAGCGCTCAAATGTGTGCACCCCAAAACACGGGTTATTCGGGTTTATGGCGAACATCTGGATGTGGCCATGGGTGCGCGCCAAGGGGTCAGAGTGGGCGATGTTTTCCACCTTGCCCATCAGTACAACTACACCGACAACCAAGGTGTGGCGTACAGCAATCTCAACGAAGAAAACACTGAATTTGAAGTGGTGCGGGTTTATCCGGACCACAGTCAACTGGCCCCCCTGAACGGCGACATGCCGCAAAATGTCCAGATCAGGGACCTTGTTCAACTGGACAGTTTCTGGGAGTAA
- the macA gene encoding macrolide transporter subunit MacA, protein MKKQALRKWLWGGLGVVVLAGVGYLVVPKPPKHNFLTVAVKRGNIESAVLASGVLEPSREVDVGAQVSGQLESLKVHLGETVKKGQLLAVIDPSVKENDLKSAQASLDNIRAQKREKVAVLKQYKAQYEREQAMSSQDAAAIEDLQSAEANYQSTKAEIDALDAQIVSAEVDVSTAKTNLGYTQITAPIDGVVTSIVTKEGQTVNSNQSAPTILVLSDLDTMTIKAEISEADVTKVQSGQSVYFTTLGEPSKKYDAKLASIDPYPTIISGDSSTATTASEISDAIYYYGLFNVKNPGHRLRKFMTAEVHIVLSDAKNVLTIPISQLGKSMGGNKYMVSVMGPGHPERREITTGIRDNINVQVLSGLNDGDKVIVGDNSMQFSADDDHHPHGPFGF, encoded by the coding sequence ATGAAAAAACAGGCATTGCGAAAGTGGCTATGGGGTGGTTTAGGGGTAGTAGTGTTAGCCGGTGTTGGCTATCTGGTTGTCCCTAAACCACCTAAACATAATTTTCTGACCGTGGCGGTCAAACGCGGCAATATTGAAAGTGCGGTGTTGGCTTCCGGGGTATTAGAACCCTCCCGCGAAGTAGACGTGGGTGCCCAGGTATCGGGGCAGTTGGAAAGCTTAAAGGTTCACCTGGGTGAAACCGTTAAGAAAGGCCAGCTGCTTGCCGTTATCGACCCTTCTGTGAAAGAAAACGACCTTAAATCTGCCCAGGCTTCTCTGGACAACATCCGTGCTCAAAAACGCGAAAAAGTGGCGGTGCTGAAACAGTACAAAGCCCAGTATGAGCGTGAGCAGGCGATGAGTAGCCAAGACGCGGCGGCCATTGAAGATCTGCAATCGGCTGAGGCTAACTACCAGAGCACCAAAGCCGAAATTGACGCATTGGATGCGCAAATTGTGTCGGCCGAGGTCGATGTCAGCACCGCCAAAACCAACTTGGGTTACACCCAGATAACGGCGCCCATTGATGGTGTGGTGACTTCCATTGTCACCAAAGAAGGGCAAACCGTTAACTCCAACCAAAGTGCGCCGACCATTTTGGTGTTGTCCGATTTAGATACCATGACCATCAAGGCCGAGATCTCAGAAGCCGATGTCACTAAGGTGCAGTCTGGGCAGTCGGTGTACTTCACTACCCTGGGTGAGCCCAGTAAAAAGTACGACGCTAAGCTTGCCAGCATTGACCCTTATCCCACCATCATCAGTGGCGACTCCAGCACCGCAACCACCGCCAGTGAGATAAGTGATGCCATTTATTACTACGGGCTTTTTAACGTTAAAAACCCGGGGCATCGCTTGCGCAAATTCATGACCGCAGAAGTGCATATTGTGTTGTCTGACGCCAAAAACGTGCTGACCATTCCCATCTCGCAGCTGGGTAAATCCATGGGCGGTAACAAATACATGGTGTCGGTTATGGGCCCTGGCCACCCAGAGCGCCGCGAGATCACCACCGGTATTCGTGACAACATCAATGTGCAGGTGTTAAGTGGCCTTAATGACGGTGACAAGGTCATCGTTGGCGACAACTCCATGCAATTTAGCGCGGATGACGATCATCACCCCCATGGTCCCTTCGGATTCTAA
- a CDS encoding MacB family efflux pump subunit, which yields MAALLELNGICRYFRSGDEDVAVLKDVNLSIESGDLVAIVGQSGSGKSTLMNILGCLDKASEGQYLVAGKDVSTLDVDELSTLRREHFGFIFQRYHLLTHLDAVDNVLMPAIYTGAGKQQRRERAKQLLARLGLAERGHHKPGQLSGGQQQRVSIARALMNGGQVILADEPTGALDTQSGKEVLAILNELNEQGHTVIIVTHDMEVASHAKRIIEIRDGEIISDSRNAPEETPVAAPKHGDVAEKPTGIGRFFPGWGRFGEAFKMAAIAMAAHRMRTLLTMLGIIIGITAVVSVVAVGQGARQQVIKNINAIGTNTIDIFAGTGFGDRRAARVQTLVPSDLQALQAQVYIDSATPNLSDSVKARYGNVASDATVRGVSEQYFDVEDMTMGEGERFTAKDVNNMGQVAVIDKATQKAFFGENGQAIGKVIMLGNSPFTVVAVANDKASAFRFDQNLQIYVPYTSMMGRMLRQNYFSSLTVRVANGVSNALAQKGITQLLTNRHGKVDFFTRSSDSILQAVTKTTATMTLLISSIAVISLVVGGIGVMNIMLVSVTERTKEIGIRMAVGARQTDILQQFLIEAVLVCLLGGLIGILLSFAVGGVVAATSKSLQLSFSATAIAGAFICSSLIGVVFGYLPARNAAKLDPIEALARE from the coding sequence ATGGCTGCATTACTCGAATTAAATGGTATATGCCGCTATTTCCGCTCAGGGGATGAAGATGTAGCGGTACTTAAAGATGTCAATCTGAGCATTGAATCCGGCGACTTGGTGGCCATTGTCGGCCAGTCTGGCTCCGGTAAATCAACGCTAATGAACATCCTTGGCTGTCTGGATAAAGCCTCTGAAGGCCAGTATCTGGTGGCAGGCAAGGACGTTAGCACGCTGGATGTGGACGAGCTTTCCACCCTGCGCCGTGAACACTTTGGCTTTATCTTCCAGCGCTATCACTTGCTGACGCATTTAGATGCCGTCGATAACGTGCTGATGCCCGCTATTTACACCGGTGCCGGTAAGCAGCAACGCCGCGAAAGGGCCAAGCAGCTCTTGGCCCGGCTAGGTCTTGCCGAGCGCGGCCATCACAAGCCGGGGCAACTGTCCGGTGGTCAGCAGCAGCGGGTCAGTATTGCCAGGGCGTTGATGAATGGCGGCCAGGTTATTTTGGCTGACGAACCCACCGGTGCCTTGGATACCCAAAGCGGTAAAGAGGTGCTGGCTATTCTCAATGAGCTGAATGAGCAGGGCCATACGGTCATTATCGTTACTCACGATATGGAAGTGGCCAGCCATGCCAAGCGCATTATCGAAATTCGCGACGGCGAGATAATCTCTGATAGCCGCAACGCCCCCGAAGAAACGCCGGTTGCCGCGCCTAAACATGGCGACGTGGCTGAAAAGCCGACCGGTATTGGCCGCTTTTTCCCTGGCTGGGGCCGTTTTGGTGAAGCCTTTAAGATGGCCGCCATTGCCATGGCGGCGCACCGGATGCGCACCTTGCTCACCATGCTGGGCATCATTATCGGTATTACGGCGGTGGTAAGTGTGGTGGCCGTGGGGCAGGGCGCACGCCAGCAAGTCATTAAAAACATTAACGCCATTGGTACCAATACCATTGATATCTTTGCCGGTACCGGCTTTGGTGACAGGCGAGCGGCAAGGGTGCAAACCCTGGTGCCCTCGGATCTGCAAGCCTTGCAGGCACAGGTCTATATCGACAGTGCTACCCCTAACCTGTCTGATTCAGTGAAGGCCCGCTATGGCAATGTGGCATCCGATGCCACGGTGCGCGGCGTGTCAGAACAATATTTTGACGTTGAAGACATGACCATGGGCGAAGGGGAGCGCTTTACCGCCAAAGACGTGAACAACATGGGGCAAGTGGCGGTAATAGACAAAGCCACCCAAAAAGCCTTCTTTGGTGAAAATGGCCAGGCGATTGGCAAAGTGATCATGTTGGGTAATTCTCCCTTTACCGTGGTCGCGGTAGCCAATGACAAAGCCAGTGCCTTTCGCTTTGACCAGAACCTGCAAATTTATGTGCCCTACACCTCAATGATGGGGCGGATGCTGCGGCAAAACTACTTCAGCTCTCTGACGGTGCGGGTTGCCAATGGCGTTTCTAACGCACTGGCCCAAAAGGGTATCACCCAGCTGCTGACCAACCGCCACGGCAAGGTGGATTTCTTTACTCGCAGCTCTGACAGCATCTTGCAGGCCGTGACCAAAACCACCGCCACCATGACCTTACTCATCTCTTCTATCGCCGTTATCTCGCTGGTGGTGGGGGGCATAGGGGTAATGAATATCATGCTGGTATCGGTTACCGAGCGAACCAAGGAAATTGGTATTCGCATGGCGGTTGGGGCGCGGCAAACCGACATCTTGCAGCAGTTTCTTATTGAAGCGGTGCTGGTGTGCTTGCTGGGCGGCCTTATCGGTATCTTGTTGTCCTTTGCTGTTGGCGGCGTTGTGGCTGCCACCAGTAAGTCGCTACAGCTGAGTTTTTCGGCAACGGCCATCGCCGGCGCCTTTATCTGTTCATCCTTGATTGGTGTGGTATTCGGTTACTTACCTGCCCGCAATGCCGCCAAGCTTGACCCCATTGAGGCCCTTGCTCGTGAATAA